In Solimonas sp. K1W22B-7, the DNA window GCGCGGGCCAAGGCCGATCCGGCCCTGCAGCTGACGTTCCTGACGGCGCTGTCGCTGGAGCAGCCGGAGGTCCCGCCCGGCGTCGAGGGGGCCTTCCTCGGGCCCTTCCTGGAGCGTGTGTTCGCCGGCGTGCCGCAGCTGGACTACGCCGCCGATCTGCGCCGCAAGGCGCTGCCGCCGAACGTGCAGGTGAAGGAATTCTTCTTCCGCCCCGGCAGCCAGATGGGCAATGCCCATGCCCAGCAGCACTACATCAGCACCAACTACACCTTCGCCGCGCGCGACGTCTTCAACCAGGGCTGCAACGTCGCCGCGCAGATGATTGCCAGACGCGAGGACGCCGCCGGCCCGGGCTACAGCCTGTCCTGCAACCCCGACACCGGCCCCGAGCTGGTGGCCCTGCTGCGCGAGGCCGAGGCCGCCGGCCGCCGCCGCGTCGCCGTGGTCGGCGTGATCAACCAGCAGCTGCCGTTCATGGCGCGCGACGCCGAGGTGGCGCCGGCGATGTTCGATCTGGTGGTGGATCACCCGCGCTATTCCAGCGCGCTGTTCTCCACGCCCAAGCAGCCGGTGGCCAGCGCCGACTACGCCATCGGCCTGCAGGCCTCGGCGCTGATCCGCGATGGCGGCACCCTGCAGGTGGGCATCGGCGCGCTGGGCGATGCCCTGGTCTACGCCGTGCAGCTGCGCCAGCAGCAGAACGACGCCTATCGCGCGGCCCTGGCCGCATTGGAACTCCCACAGCGCTGCGGAGGGTTGTTGGAGGGCTGCGGCGGGGACACGCCCTTCATCACCGGGCTGTACGGCGCCACCGAGATGTTCGTCGACGGATTCATGGACCTGGTCAAGGCCGGCGTGCTCAAGCGCGAGGTCTACGATTTCTGGGCGCTGCAGCAATTGGTCAACGACGGTCTCTGCGATCCCCGGAAGCTCGCCCCCACCGTGCTGGACCACATGGAAGCCCTGGGCCTGCGCGTCATCCGCGGCGCCGACTTCGAGGTCCTGCAGCACCACGGCTTCTTCAACGACGCCACCCGCTACGAGCATGGCCACCTCGTCACTCCCGGCGGCCAGCGCATCATCGCCAACGTGGCGGACGATGCGGCGCGGCGGGTGATGGCCGAGCAGTGCCTGGGCCAGTCGCTGCGCAACGGCATCGTCGTGCACGGCGGCTTCTTCCTGGGCCCGCGCCGTTTCTACGACTGGCTGCGCGACATGAGCCAGGAGGAGCGCGACCGCTTCTGCATGACCGGCGTCTACAAGGTCAACCAGCTCGACCACAATCCGCGCCTGTACAAGGCGCAGCGCGTGAACGCGCGCTTCATCAACACCGGCATCATGGTGACCCTGTCCGGCGCCGTGGTGTCCGACGGCCTGGAAAACGGCAAGGTCATCTCCGGCGTCGGCGGCCAGTACAACTTCGTGGCGATGGCGCACCAGCTGCCGACCGGCCGCAGCATCATCATGATCCGCGCCGCGCGCGAGGCCGAAGGCGGCGCCAGCTCCAACGTGGTGTTCGCCTACGGCCACTGCACCATCCCGCGCCACCTGCGCGACATCGTCGTCACCGAATACGGCATCGCCGACCTGCGCTCGCAGAGCGACGCCGAGGTGGCCAAGCGCCTGATCTGCATCGCCGACTCGCGCTTCCAGGCCGGCCTGCTGGAGCAGGCGGTGAAGGCCGGCAAGGTCGAGGCCGGCTGGCAGGTCCCCGCCGAGTACCGCGACAACACGCCGGCTGCGCTGGAGCGGCGCTTCAAGCCGCAGCGCGCACAGGGGCTGTTCGGTGCATTTCCGCTGGGCAGCGACTTCACGGCGGAGGAGCTGAAGCTGGCCGGGGCGCTGAAGCAGGTGAAGGCGCGCGCGGCTTCGACGCCGAAGTGGAAGCTGCTGCTGGGCGCGCTGCGCGCGGGCGAGCCGCCGGCGAGCGTGCAGCCTTACCTGGCGCGGCTCAAGCTGGAGCAGCCGAAGACGCTGCAGGACAGGGTGGTGAGGATGTTGCTGGTGGAGGCGCTGACCTCTTAAACCCCTCTCCCGCTAGCGAGAGCAGGGACATAAGCGGGGCGCAAGTCATCGGCCTGTAGGGTGCGCATCGCGCACCGCCGATCCTGCCAGAGTCCGCTCCGCGTGCGCGATGCGCACCCTACGGACTTTGGCTGCAGCCTGGAAGTCCGCGCCCCTCACCTCGGCAACTGCTCCATGCGTTGCCCTACCTCGGGCATCCATGCCCTCGCCAACCCTCTCCCCGCATGCGGGGAGAGGGAGTTGTTCAGGTCATCAGAGGCCCCATCGCCTCCACACCCCGACCCTGGAAGTAACGAATCCCCATGCCGCTGAAGCGCTCCGCATCGGACTTGCGGTCGACGTTCTTGGCGCCGATCGCGGCGCCCAGCGTCTTGGCCGAGGTCAGCAGCGCCTGCAGCTCCGCGTCCGCCAGCGGATCCAGCTGCGCCGCCGTCAGCAGCTCCGGCGACAGCTTCACCATGTAGGGCCGCAGCTGTCGCGCCATGCGCAGCAGGCGCGTGTCGGTGCAGCTGTCGATGATCAGTTTCACGCCCAGCTTGCCCAGGATCTCCAGCCCGGTGATCGCCTGCGACAGCCGGGTCGCGTCCTCACCGGAGCCGATCTCCACCGCGATGCGCTCGGGCGCCACGCCGTACTCCTGCAGCAGCGCCGAGAAACTGCGCAGGTAGCGATCGCTGGCCAGGCTGATGGCACTGACGTTGACACTGATGCCGGCGTAGCGCTCCCACAGCTCGGGATGGTCCTTGTAGCCGCGCAGGATGCGGCGCAGCACCTCGGTGTCGAGACGATCGATCTCGCCGGCGCGCTCCACCGCCTTGAGGAAGTGCCCCGGCTCGATCCAGTGGCCGTCGTTGTCCTCGATGCGCACGAACACCTCCAGCCAGGGCTGCAGCTTGCTGGCCGGGTCGGTGGGCAGCACCGACTGCGAGATCAGGTGCAGGCGCTCGGAGGTGATCTGCTCGGCCACCCAGCGCGCGCGCTCGGCCTCGTCGTCGCCCTTCCCCGCCAGGCTCTCCTCGCCGCCCACGATCATCGACTGGGTGCTGAGCTTGGAGGCGACCGCATTGACCACGGAGTCGATGCTGGCGGCCTCGCCATTCACCTCGACGGCGGCGTAGCGAACCGTGGCTCGGCCCTGCTCGCTGGTGACGCGCGCCACTTCGAGCTGGGCCAGCGCACGCGCGGTTTCCATCGCCGCTTCCATCTGCCTGATGCCGCCGCGCGCCGACAGCATCGCAAAACTGGCGGCACCGATGCGGTAGACATCGCCCACGCCCTCCAGGCTGCGGCGCAGCGTGCGACCCACCGCGGCGGCGATGTTGTTGCGCACGTACTCGGAAGGATCGTCCTCGTCGCGGATGCCGGTGATGACGATCAGCGCGCAGTAGTGGCGCAGCTCGAACTGCATCGCCGACTTGATCAGCTCCAGCAGGCGCTGGCGGAAGGCCTGGGTATTGGGCAGGCCGGAGGAGATGTCGAGCAGGGCCGAGGCCGACATGATGCCGCTGGGCGGCCCCGGCGCCAGCAACTGCAGCGGATCGATGCGCACGATGCTGCTGACGCTGCCGTCGGCGTGGGCGCGCGGCAGCACCGTGATCGACACCTCGTTGCGGCCACGGTTGCGGTCCACCAGCACGGCCTGCTCGACGCGCGGCAGGCCGGAGTCGGAGCGGATCGCATTGAGCAGGCCCGGCATCGGCGTGCGCTCCTCCGCGCCTTCGCCCTCGCTGCGATCGAGCAGCTGCAGCGAGGTCTCGAAACGGTTGCCGATCAGGTCGGCGCGCGAGATCGCCAGCAGGTCGGCGACCGCCTGGGTGGCACCGCGGATCACGCCCTCGCCGTCGACTTCCAGGATGCGCTCCGACGAGGCTTCCCACAGCGCCAATGCCTTGTCGGCCTGCAGGCGTACGGCCTGCTGCGCTTCCTCGCCGAGACCTTCATGCTCGGCCAGGCGCTCCCGCGCTTCGGCGAGCTGGTCCTGGTAGTTGCGCGCCATCATCACCAGCAGGTCGATCTCCTCGCGGCTGTACTCCTGCTGCTGTTGCTGTTGCGGACGGTCCTGCTTGATGCGCAGCTGCATGACATCGGCCGGCACGATCAGGATGCGCACCAGATGCAGGTAGACCAGCGCCAGGGTCACCAGCAGCGCGCCGCCCAGCGGCAACAGGATGAAGCGATGCAGCTGTGCGCCGCTGAGCACCAGGCTCCCCGCCTGGAAGTAGGCATCGCCGGGGATGGTCAGGCGGACGGTCAGCTGGGTCGCGGCGATCAGCACCAGGCCGAAGGCGAACAGGCCGACGTAGACGTTGTAGCGGGCCCAACCCCAGACGGAGCGCCGTCCTTCCAGCCAGCGTCGGGCCGGGGCCAACAGCCCTGAAGGCACTCGCGATACGGTCATGCTGTTCCTCGGATGAATGGTCCCGTTCTGCAACAACGCATCCGTGCGTTTATGATGCTTACTTCCGGAAGCGTAGCAGACAGGACCTGTGCTCATGGAATCGTCGCGACGTTCTATCCCGCTGCTGCTCCTGCTTGTCGGTGCGACATGCTCGCTGCCGGCCGCCGCCGTCTCCCTTTCCGAGCCCCAGCTGCGTTCCCGTCTCGGCCAGCGGCTGGAGCTGCGCCTGGAACTGACCCACGGCGTGGACGAGGAACCGATCGTGCGCATGGCCGACCCCGGCGAGTACACGCGCCTGGGCTTCGACCCGCCGTCGCGGCAGCTCGGCACGCTGACGGTGGAGACGGAATCGCTGGAGCCGGGCCGCGAACAGTTGCGCGTGCGCTCCTCCGGCCGCGTCTCCGAACCGATACTCACCGTGCTGCTGGAAGTGCGCCAGGGCAATACGCGCCTGATCCGCGAGATCACCAGCTTCGTCGACCCGCCTGCTTCCAGCACCGCAGTTCAGCCGGAGACGGCCACCGTCGTGGTGGCGCCGGTCGCACCGCCGCCGCTGGTACAGGCGCTGACGCTGGAGCCGGAACTGCCCTCGCTGGCGCCCGCGCGTGCGCAGCGCAAGCGCCGCGGTGTGGAATCCACGCCCGCCGCCACGCCTGCGCCGGCCACGGAAGAGGTCATGGCCGCACCCGCGCCACCGCGCTTCCAGCTCGACCCGCACTACAGCCAGGCCGGCAACGAATCGAGCGTCCGCGTGCAGCTCGCGCCGGCCACCACGGCCTGGCTGCAGCGGCAGCAGGCGGGCAATGCGCAGGTCGCTTCGGCCAGACCCGCACTGGCGGGAGCTGCCGCCGCAACGCTCGCCGAGGTCAATGAGGATGCCCCGGTGCGGCCCGCGCCGATGCTGCCAGGCCATGCCAGGGCCGCCCCGCCGCCCTGGCACACCTTCCTGATCCTGGTCGGCGTGACCATAGGTATTTTTATCTACGCCCGCCGCCTGCGGCAGCGGCTGATGCGCGAAGCCCGGGCAACGATGGCCTTCGAGAAAGCAGCGGCCTGAAACGGCGCGGTGTGAGCCAGCGCACACCGTCGACAGCTTGCGGCCCCGCACACGCACAACCCGGTCCTATAATCGCGCGGCCACCTTGTGCAAAAGGACCTTGCCGATGAAGCTCCGCGCCGCTGCCCTGCCCTGCCTGTTGCTGGGCCTCACCACCCTCGCCGCCTGCAGCAAGAAAGAGGAAGCCGCCCCCGCTGCAACGGCCGCACCCGCCACCGTGGCAGCAGCGCCCGCGGCGCCCGCCGAGGCGGTGCCGGACGAGGCCGCGCGACAGGCCGCCGAGAAGAAGGCGGCGATCGATCGCGCCCTGAAAGAACAGGCCCTGCTGGAGGATCCCAAGGGCCAGTGGGCCACCTCGGCCACCGCCAGCTCTACCTACGCCACCGACAAGGCGCCCGGTGCCGACACCGGCTATGGCGCGATCAAGGCCACCGGCAAGCCGGATGTCGAGCAGTACGGCGACAACAGCAACGCCTGGACCACCGAGCAGTCCGACGCCGGCATCGAGTGGCTGGAGCTGGGTTTCGCGCGACCGGTGAATGCCACCGAAGTGCGCGTGCGCCAGAGTTTCTACCCCGGCGCGATCATCAAGCTGGAGCTGATCGACGAAGCCGGCGCGAAGCACGCGGTCTGGGACGGCGTGGACGATCTGGTCGATGGTTCCAGCAACATCATCTGGTTCGTCCGCAGTTTCGAGCGCAGCGCCTACAAGGCCAAGGGTGTCCGCATCACGCTGGCGACCAACGCGGTGGCCGGCTGGAACGAGATCGACGCGGTGCAGCTGGTCGGCGAGTAGCCGCCGGGCGTCAGCTACGGCGCGAGGTGCTGATCCAGCGCCTCGCGCTCGTCGAACACGAAGCAGCGCCCCTGGTAGTGGCGCCCGCCGACGGTCTCGAAGTACTTCAGGATGCCGCCGTCCAGCTGGTAGACGTGGTCCATGCCTTCCTCGCGCATCAGCAGCGCGGCCTTCTCGCAGCGGATGCCGCCGGTGCAGTAGCTCACCACGGTATGCCCTTCGAGCTCCGCCCGGTGCTCGCGCAGGCGCTGCGGGAACTCGGTGAACTTCGACAGGCGCCAGTCCAGCGCACCCTCGAAAGCGCCGTGATCGACCTCGAAACCGTTGCGGGTATCGAGCAGCACCAGCGGCCGGCCCTCGTCGTCATGCCCGGCATCCAGCCAGCGCGCCAGCGTCGCCGCGTCCACCGCCGGCGCGCTGCCGTCCTCGGGGCGGATCATCGGATGATCCATGCGGATGATCTCGCCCTTCAGCCGCACCAGCATCTTGCGGAAGGGCTGCTGCGCCGACCAGCTCTCCTTGACCTCCAGATCGGCCAGGCGCGGATCGGCGCGCAGCAGCGCCAGGAAACCGCGCACCCCGCCCTCGTCCCCCGCCAGGAACAGGTTGACGCCCTCGGGCGCCAGCAGGATCGTGCCGAGCAGGCCGCGCTCCCGGGCCTGGGCCAGCCAGGCTTCGCGCAGGGCCTCGCGGTCGTCGAAGCTGACGAACTTGTAGGCGGCGATGTTGAGAACGGCACTCATGGGGGGCGGATTCTACAACCCCGGGCGGCGGCGGCCTAAGATGGAACATCCCGTCCCGCCACGCGTCCAAGCCCCTGCCATGAACGAATCCGAATTCCGCCCCGGCGTCTACCGCCACTACAAGGGCAAGCACTACCTCGCCCTGGGCCTGGCACGCGAGGACGAGACCAACGAAACCGTGGTGGTCTACACCCGGCTCTACCCGCGCGAGGGCCTGCCGATGAGCACGCGGCGCCTGCAGGTCTGGAACGAGCAGATCGTCGCCAGCCCCGGCGCGGAGCCGCAGCCGCGTTTCGCCTACGTCGGCCACCACGAGCCATGAGCCAGGACTACGACCTGTTCGTGATCGGCGCCGGCTCTGGCGGCGTGCGCGCGGCGCGCTTCGCGGCCGGCTTCGGCGCGCGGGTGGCGGTGGCCGAGTCGCGCTACCTCGGCGGCACCTGCGTCAACGTCGGCTGCGTACCCAAGAAGCTGCTGTCCTACGGCGCGCACTTTCGCGAGGACTTCGCGCTGGCCGCGGACTTCGGCTGGAACCCCGGAGCGCCGGGCTTCGACTGGCCGACGCTGATCGACAACAAGAACCGCGAGATCGCCCGCCTCAACGGAATCTACCGCTCGCTGCTGCTGGGCAGCGGCGTGACCCTGATCGAGGCACAGGCCCGCATCCTCGACCCGCATACCGTCGAGACCGGCGGCCAGCGCTACCGCGCGCGCCACATCCTGGTCGCCACCGGCGGCTGGCCGCAGCGGCCCGACATCCCCGGCGCGGAGCTGGGCATCACCTCCAATGAGGCCTTCTTCCTGCCGCAGCTGCCACGGCGCGTGCTGGTGGTGGGCGGCGGCTACATCGCGGTGGAATTCGCCTCGATCTTCAACGGCCTGGGCGCCGAGACCACCCTCAGCTATCGCGGCGCGCTGTTCCTGCGCGGCTTCGACCGGCGCGTGCGCGAGCACCTGCGCGACGAGTTGAGACTGAAGGGCGTGAAGCTGGAGTTCGGCGCCGATCCGGCC includes these proteins:
- a CDS encoding acetyl-CoA hydrolase/transferase C-terminal domain-containing protein codes for the protein MAQAAPLMLDDVERCVDAIIARVGQDIRIGLPLGLGKPVELVNALYARAKADPALQLTFLTALSLEQPEVPPGVEGAFLGPFLERVFAGVPQLDYAADLRRKALPPNVQVKEFFFRPGSQMGNAHAQQHYISTNYTFAARDVFNQGCNVAAQMIARREDAAGPGYSLSCNPDTGPELVALLREAEAAGRRRVAVVGVINQQLPFMARDAEVAPAMFDLVVDHPRYSSALFSTPKQPVASADYAIGLQASALIRDGGTLQVGIGALGDALVYAVQLRQQQNDAYRAALAALELPQRCGGLLEGCGGDTPFITGLYGATEMFVDGFMDLVKAGVLKREVYDFWALQQLVNDGLCDPRKLAPTVLDHMEALGLRVIRGADFEVLQHHGFFNDATRYEHGHLVTPGGQRIIANVADDAARRVMAEQCLGQSLRNGIVVHGGFFLGPRRFYDWLRDMSQEERDRFCMTGVYKVNQLDHNPRLYKAQRVNARFINTGIMVTLSGAVVSDGLENGKVISGVGGQYNFVAMAHQLPTGRSIIMIRAAREAEGGASSNVVFAYGHCTIPRHLRDIVVTEYGIADLRSQSDAEVAKRLICIADSRFQAGLLEQAVKAGKVEAGWQVPAEYRDNTPAALERRFKPQRAQGLFGAFPLGSDFTAEELKLAGALKQVKARAASTPKWKLLLGALRAGEPPASVQPYLARLKLEQPKTLQDRVVRMLLVEALTS
- a CDS encoding EAL domain-containing protein, coding for MTVSRVPSGLLAPARRWLEGRRSVWGWARYNVYVGLFAFGLVLIAATQLTVRLTIPGDAYFQAGSLVLSGAQLHRFILLPLGGALLVTLALVYLHLVRILIVPADVMQLRIKQDRPQQQQQQEYSREEIDLLVMMARNYQDQLAEARERLAEHEGLGEEAQQAVRLQADKALALWEASSERILEVDGEGVIRGATQAVADLLAISRADLIGNRFETSLQLLDRSEGEGAEERTPMPGLLNAIRSDSGLPRVEQAVLVDRNRGRNEVSITVLPRAHADGSVSSIVRIDPLQLLAPGPPSGIMSASALLDISSGLPNTQAFRQRLLELIKSAMQFELRHYCALIVITGIRDEDDPSEYVRNNIAAAVGRTLRRSLEGVGDVYRIGAASFAMLSARGGIRQMEAAMETARALAQLEVARVTSEQGRATVRYAAVEVNGEAASIDSVVNAVASKLSTQSMIVGGEESLAGKGDDEAERARWVAEQITSERLHLISQSVLPTDPASKLQPWLEVFVRIEDNDGHWIEPGHFLKAVERAGEIDRLDTEVLRRILRGYKDHPELWERYAGISVNVSAISLASDRYLRSFSALLQEYGVAPERIAVEIGSGEDATRLSQAITGLEILGKLGVKLIIDSCTDTRLLRMARQLRPYMVKLSPELLTAAQLDPLADAELQALLTSAKTLGAAIGAKNVDRKSDAERFSGMGIRYFQGRGVEAMGPLMT
- a CDS encoding type IV pilus assembly protein FimV — its product is MESSRRSIPLLLLLVGATCSLPAAAVSLSEPQLRSRLGQRLELRLELTHGVDEEPIVRMADPGEYTRLGFDPPSRQLGTLTVETESLEPGREQLRVRSSGRVSEPILTVLLEVRQGNTRLIREITSFVDPPASSTAVQPETATVVVAPVAPPPLVQALTLEPELPSLAPARAQRKRRGVESTPAATPAPATEEVMAAPAPPRFQLDPHYSQAGNESSVRVQLAPATTAWLQRQQAGNAQVASARPALAGAAAATLAEVNEDAPVRPAPMLPGHARAAPPPWHTFLILVGVTIGIFIYARRLRQRLMREARATMAFEKAAA
- a CDS encoding sulfurtransferase gives rise to the protein MSAVLNIAAYKFVSFDDREALREAWLAQARERGLLGTILLAPEGVNLFLAGDEGGVRGFLALLRADPRLADLEVKESWSAQQPFRKMLVRLKGEIIRMDHPMIRPEDGSAPAVDAATLARWLDAGHDDEGRPLVLLDTRNGFEVDHGAFEGALDWRLSKFTEFPQRLREHRAELEGHTVVSYCTGGIRCEKAALLMREEGMDHVYQLDGGILKYFETVGGRHYQGRCFVFDEREALDQHLAP
- a CDS encoding DUF1653 domain-containing protein — protein: MNESEFRPGVYRHYKGKHYLALGLAREDETNETVVVYTRLYPREGLPMSTRRLQVWNEQIVASPGAEPQPRFAYVGHHEP
- the gorA gene encoding glutathione-disulfide reductase encodes the protein MSQDYDLFVIGAGSGGVRAARFAAGFGARVAVAESRYLGGTCVNVGCVPKKLLSYGAHFREDFALAADFGWNPGAPGFDWPTLIDNKNREIARLNGIYRSLLLGSGVTLIEAQARILDPHTVETGGQRYRARHILVATGGWPQRPDIPGAELGITSNEAFFLPQLPRRVLVVGGGYIAVEFASIFNGLGAETTLSYRGALFLRGFDRRVREHLRDELRLKGVKLEFGADPAALERGGDGSIAATLKDGRVLETDCVFFATGRRAMTDGLGLEHCAAQLDDKGHIRVDEHYATAEPSVLAIGDVIGRVQLTPVALAEGMAVARRLFRPEEYRPLDYALIPTAVFSLPNIGTVGLTEEAAREAGHDVKVFESLFRPLRLSLGSQHEKTLMKLVVDAASDRVLGCHMVGPEAGEIIQGLAVALKAGATKRVFDDTLGIHPTAAEEFVTMR